In Vespula pensylvanica isolate Volc-1 chromosome 2, ASM1446617v1, whole genome shotgun sequence, the genomic window tataattgtattatctTCAGACATGTTTATAtacttaaaacaaaaaaaaaaaaaaaagaaaaaaaaacgaagaaagaaacaaaaacctcattatatatcaatttaattgtTCGATCATGGCTCGTTACTCTTACAAACTTTTCGTCGTCTCgtcattaaaatttgtatcgaAACTTTTGCACTtgtttttacgaaagaaattttgtgaACGATAAATGTGAAACATGAGAGaggaataaggaaagaaaaacagtaaaaaatagaaaaaaataaaaattaataaaaagaaaaagaaaaaatatggtaCAAgccgatagaaaaagaaaaaaggaatatatttaaaaaagatacattGAAACGCAATCGATTCGAGTGCtatttttaagaattatatacGGTACAGGTCGCGTATCTGTATTTTACAGTCTCTTGATAATTCAGCCTATATTCAGCTTCATATCAATTGGCCATATGCTACTGAAATAAACGTAGACCTCTCATGAATGAATCTCTTTCGTTAGCATCGTCGCTTCTGCGACGTCGTGATGCGAGAGATTATGTAATTTAGATAGGAAAAATACGCGTTGATACGTACCTCGCGGTTTGAAGGATCGTTTGAATATAAAGACGACATTGTATATTGCATACCTTCTTACACGTTAGTATCGACctaatacgtaataataatagatacatatttctaATCTACTTCTCTCTaactttttatgattttttgtttttgttttgtatctAGTTACAGAAGATCGTCTCGGAGAACGAGGAGtataattgataaaacgaATCGTACGagtattatcataattataagcTTGTAATGCTGATATCGGAGCAATGAAGAAGTTGAATAAGAAGGTGGAAAACTCGTCGAAcgagcaaaataaaaatatgtcggATGGACAGGTCACAAATGGCGATACCTCACCTACTCGTATCTGCAGAGATTTTCTACGAAACGTTTGCCACAGAGGGAAACGTTGCAAATATCTTCACGAACGTTCGGACGACGATCCGATCGAGGGTTACACATTTTGTCACGACTTTCAAAATGGCATGTGCAATTGGCCGGGTTGTAAATTTTTACATTGTAcggagaacgaagagaaacgttTTCGGGCGACGGGAGAATTACCGGCTCATGTTTTAAATAGGTTGAAAACTAATGGTGAAAAGTCCGAGTATCCTCTTTgcaaagattttattaaaggTACTTGCCAAAGGACACAGTGTAAATACAGACACGTGAAGAAGGAAGAGCCACAACATAGTTTGACTCAAACGTCTCATAACAGTGCGTCAAGACCTCCTCATAATTTCAACAGTCCTAGCAATAACGAAAGTCGTAGATACGAGGAGGATAGGAAGTAAGTAATAGGATGTGTCATCACGTTTCTtaatataatcgttttataatcgttttatttttggataaactacgatttttcaaaataaaactattatttcGATTTGTCAAGCGCCTATTgatcaataaattatatctgtATAGTTTCCATTGGCCGATAGAGGAGCAACACAATTTAGTCGCAAGCAATGGCTATAATACGTCTCAGCATCCAACAGATTACATAGGACCACCGGAGCCAAAGCGACGAATAGTTTCCGGTGAGACGGTCGTCCACTTCGAAACTTCGCAAATCGTTGGTCAACATACCGCACAGCCGGTTACACCAGGCTATTATTATCCAGTAATACCTCGTAATGAAGCTAGGGCTATTGTTTTAGAGGATGAAAATGCGTTATtacgaaagaagatagaggaaCTAAAGAAACAGGTTATTATCTTCATCGGACTCGTAATATACTCTCCCAGTGAATCATCggatatttgttattatgattatgatgatgatgattatgattattattattattattgtaggTCAGCGATTTGACCGCAACCAATGAGTTTTTGCTGGATCAAAATGCTCAATTGAGAATGTCAGGAAAGCGAACTGCGAATGTGACTGCTGTGACAGTTCCAGCGGTTACAATTACAAACACCGTTCCACCGTCTCAAGCTCCCACTCCACAACAAATGGTCAATGCCGCGGTAGCGGCTGGTACGTTACGTACGGTTACAGCGAGTGTAGCCACTGTTCCAGTAAGCATAGCTACGGTCGCACCCGTATCTATTGCCGCGGTGTCCATGGCTCCCGTGTCGATCCCACCACCTATCGTGACCATGGCACAACAGACTATCACGATGAGTGGTTCAGGTCCACAAGCGACAAATCAACAACCACCTAATACGCAACAACCTGCCAGTTTACCTCTTTCAATATCAGGTGCAACCGCACCTTTGGTTTCTTATCCCATCATGACTCAAGAACTCAGGCCTGTTTTGCAGTAATGCGTCGATCGGAGAAAGCTTTTCGGTTTACTAGGTGAATCAAGGAATAGGCAGTTGCTTTCTGTATTTGTGACTTTGGGGCTCGAACATTGACCGAATTTCTTTACAATATTATCTTGTAACGAAATTGTGAAAATGCAGAAACCAACGAACTTACGTGTACCTAGCCGAAATGCGTGTTTGTACATCTGAAAAATAACTTTAATGAATACCAAAAAATATTGATGGAACTGCTGTTCTCTTTATATcggaaaatttatataatttattatgcagGGTAAACGTAAAAACGCGACTCTTATAGCAGTACCGTTTCCATGCACTCCTTTAAGATGTTCATACATCTTCAACACGATTTGTATATATTGCTTCCTTCTGTGGTTctaatttttctcgaatatcgcatttttacttctctctttagaaatttattctgCAAAGTAATAAATGAGGATCGTATGAATGTAATCAGTATAAAGTatgattgaaatataaattgtttccGATTTATTAATGCAATCGAATATATAGAAGTTGgtaaagaaacaacaaatcaatgacttttgttttatacgataaacatcacaaaaatatcaatatacgCGTATAGTCATTTGCAAAATAGGTAAGCGAATCTGtgagaaaaattgtaaagtaAGAAATATGTAAGAAGGAACTcattaagattattaaattaatgtaagtacaaaatagaatgaaatatattagatcACAGTGAAGACTCATCACTGAATTAAGGTAGTAACGAACCCTGTAACTGTTTTCTGTATGCAAGGctgtaaatattttgttgcTTCACTGTTTTCcaagaaaatgtttatactcccattttcaataaataagtcgactattcttataaaatagcaatattttaataaattaaatacacaTCAAGGTCCATTGTGCATATCTATGTAAATTTTTGACAAAATCGTCATCGTGTTTGAataagaaaccaaaaaaaaaaaaaaaaaggtaagaaTTCTAATCATAATTTTGATGCATAGggacatataaaatatttataataaattagaaagtttatttattcttgTAAATAATTGAAGAAGTTCGGAAtgttgaaagagaagaattatataacacgaatttataataactcGTAAACAACATTATGTTGTCAAAAATcccgaatttttattaaacgtatcaccacatattacattttttttttcttccattgaTATGAGTACAATCTAATAGTATATTTTAACTTCAGCTTATATAGCATAAATGcaattaagtaattaaatataaagaataataatcttaatacGTAAAAtagtcgataaaaaatatatatatatattatactacaaGATATATTTGGTAAAAACcaaagtattaataatttttgtttcagataaaaacaaaaagatatttaaaaaatgcgTTATGCCATAATACACAATGTTACAAAGTTACTTTTCATTCTACATATTCCTTCTGCTGTAATAATCGTATAACTTTTCTTGTGTTTCTGggatttttaattgtatacaAAATGGAAGTTGCttgtaatttgtaatattactatttatacACATAACATTATTTTTGGTTTCTTAAATCTTTGATATGTACAGTACTGTAATCGTTCATTGCAAAGAATACTGTCTTGCATTTTTCAGTACGTATGTTTAATTACCGAtgattcgatatatttcgttttttactctaatatatatatatgtatatacatataaaagaagatagcAGTGATTTAATAGCAGTGTGTtgaatgcatatatgtatgcagttattggatttcttttaaaaataggaAGATTAAATTAACATATTTGGCTTAATACATTCCTCATCCTTATCAGAATTCGTGCTGTAACTTTTGttataatcgttatttttatgcTGTTGCTGACAACGATTTAAACGATCTGTTTCTTAACCAATATGCACCAGCTAAGAGAACAGTGCAACAAAAACCGACTATGAAACGTAATTTCCAATGATACTTCGAACATTTTAACACGTTAATTACTTTAATAGTTTGTTCTCTAGTATCACGTTCGGTTCCCGAATTTTCTATTACAAAGTTTGCCATATCcgctttcttttctaaagACATTTGTGCTTCTATTCTTAATTTTGCCTTAGACTCTGTAAATCCCGTACGTTCCATTAATCTTTGCAATTGTAGATCTTCTTCGCTGAAAAATGGCAAGtaattactaatattattattgttttaattaatttaaaaataaaaaaaaaaaacagaagtagaaggaaaagaacTTACCAAGTTAcaacaataattttatgcaAATAATTCAACATATGTCCTGATTCAAAGAGTAATGGTAATTCCAAAACTATAAATGGATAGCcctgtataaaatatttaaatgtttgccaatatatttctctatatatgtCCGGATGCGTAATAgcatttaacttttttcttttttcaacgtcgttaaaaattatatcgccTAGTTTGGCTCTGTCAAGTTGTTTTGTACTAAGAAGTATATCAGAACCaaattccatttttattttataccaaGCTGGTTTTCCTGGTTCCAcgactataaatataaagagtataataattaaaaagcaatattttgtttaaatcttAAAGATAacgtgaatatatttatattttaaattatagagattttatactttttaaatatatactttattcaTACAAGAAACTTGTAATTGTTGATAATGTAAAAAGATACAAGTCATTTTGAATGACTTTTATTCATATCGTACATGAGCTTACATAAACATACTTTTGCATTAAAAAGCTTATGTATGGATTTATCtatgtgcatatatgcatatatatatttatataatcaacaTTACaaggaataatatttaaaagaataattatatcatttaatggCACGAACGATGACATCGTAATAATGCAAAACTCGAGCTGTGTACTTTCCATTAATTCTTAatacttttatcttcttaCGAGTAAAGTTCATTTTGTATTCAATGTGATaccaataatataattaatcatatcTAACCTTTACGGGCAATCGCATCGGCATCAATGACGGGTATACCATGTTCACGAAATACACCAGCCACTGCACTTTTTCCAGTGGCTATTCCACCTGTTAAGCCTACTAGGAAcattataaagataatttagATCAGAAGAAgtctataatattttcagaatTTCGTCACGTCAACATCGTCATTAAACTAGACATGGATACTGAAAAGCTTGAACTACTTCGTACAAGTGAAGCTTGTAAGAACCAACAACGTTCTTTTCACCTCAAATCCTTCACaatatttcttcgaagttACTAGAGATCgtcgcgataaaaaaaatcccTAGCTTCAAATACGCCATTATTAATATGGTCGTGCATCCGGtgtattttcaaaattcaaattataCGAAAGGTATATAGTTTTAgcgattaatttctaatatcggACAATTATTTGGTTagaataaacaataataatttaattacacacacgcatatatatatatataaatatttaaatcaataGCAAATCCGTTTTGGACTTTTAGAGAAGCgaacgaaataagaaattaaagaagtaTCGGGATGAAACGAGCAaagcaaaattaaaaagaaaagaatatatttacatagaaaaGTACGaacatatcgatcgatagaatcaaaatgaagtaaatagaatttagaagaagaatataaataacacaCTGTTATAACCTAGTCGTGAATTATTAcacgtcttttttatttatattttcgataaatcaaaaagttaaaatatatacgtcaGCAAACATATTGACATatgtttacttttatttccaattaatttatcgaatccataatatcgatcgattcgtttatattatttacttcgtatcatttcctttctaaataaaataaaaggacacGTATGTAGtacgcgtacgtatatatgtatgtaattttattgaaaaaagcGGTCACCCCTCTCCAAGAACATTGGTAGGTTAACCCCCACCACTCGTACGTTTACGTCGTGTGTTATCTACGTTCAGTCTCTCAGCCGACAGACGGCGGTACGGACGTATGGTCGCGCGGGCGCTTCGTGTTCTAGGAACTTTTGCCTTTGGCGTACTGGCAGACTCCTCACAACAGTGTCTACTCTCAAAGATGGCAGATCAATTTGTGTTGTATTATCATGTGACGGTGAAAAGCTCTCGTTGATAAGGCGGTACGTGCGTTAACTGTCGTAGATTTTCTTCCTGTGGAAGAACCGCGTTCCACAAAGTCGAAAATCGGCGCGATGGCGGACATGAAGAGTCCACCGTTCAGTGATATTAAGAGGCCGGAGGAGGTGGTGGCGATGGCGATGAACGACAGCTTGAAATTCGCCGTCCTGATTGGCCTGATCGAAGTGGGACAGGTGTCTAATCGGGAAGTTGTCAACACGGTGCTTCATTTGGTGAGtgaccattttttttctattaattttttttctattttttttcgttctttttaaaaaaaaaaaaaaaaaaatttttttttaaagaaaaacgcCGATGTCATTTTTATCGTGATCAAAGGATAACCCAAAAGAGTTTGACCAGTGCGGTAATATACGACATAACTCGCCGGCATCTTCGGGGGTGGATTGacggaggagaaaagaaagacagagaatatcacgttctatctctttctctctatctctccctttctatttttcgctcgttcgttcgctcgcacgttcgctcgttcgttctgCTCCACTCGTCGGTCAAATCCTTGTGTCAAGGTGAACTGTCAAACGCGCGCCTCGACGTCGACGTTCCATCGGTTCGTTTTTTCCGACGCGCAGCTCGTTACGCGCTATGTCGAGGACGGCCACGCGTTTTCGCTTTAAACGTATTATCGAGTCacagttttaatttttttttctttttttttttgggggggggggaaataaggaaaataattcatcTTGGACAatcttacgaaagaaaatcaaaccttgtatgtttaaaaaatattattatttcaattgcgaaaaggaagagagagagagagagagagggagagggagagagggagagagagagagagagaaacgttggAAAAGCACGTTTTCATCGCTTCGTCTCGTCTTATCTcgtttcctctcctctcctttcaactcttctcttttcgattaGATGCACGATTGATTTCTCTTTACGatctttattatcgatcattcCTCGTCGTTAACTTTGACGAtttcgatcgttattatttattcctttcgtCATAATACTTTATCATTCTCGCCAACGGCGTTATCTCGTCCGGATCCATTTAGGAAACTTTTCGACGTGTCCGTCAACCGACAAATTGGCCCGGAGCGTTTGTTTCCCT contains:
- the LOC122627397 gene encoding zinc finger CCCH domain-containing protein 10-like; protein product: MKKLNKKVENSSNEQNKNMSDGQVTNGDTSPTRICRDFLRNVCHRGKRCKYLHERSDDDPIEGYTFCHDFQNGMCNWPGCKFLHCTENEEKRFRATGELPAHVLNRLKTNGEKSEYPLCKDFIKGTCQRTQCKYRHVKKEEPQHSLTQTSHNSASRPPHNFNSPSNNESRRYEEDRNFHWPIEEQHNLVASNGYNTSQHPTDYIGPPEPKRRIVSGETVVHFETSQIVGQHTAQPVTPGYYYPVIPRNEARAIVLEDENALLRKKIEELKKQVSDLTATNEFLLDQNAQLRMSGKRTANVTAVTVPAVTITNTVPPSQAPTPQQMVNAAVAAGTLRTVTASVATVPVSIATVAPVSIAAVSMAPVSIPPPIVTMAQQTITMSGSGPQATNQQPPNTQQPASLPLSISGATAPLVSYPIMTQELRPVLQ
- the LOC122627310 gene encoding neurobeachin-like, whose translation is MADMKSPPFSDIKRPEEVVAMAMNDSLKFAVLIGLIEVGQVSNREVVNTVLHLALVRYRARAKGNAATSSGNYTEGAGARTR
- the LOC122627399 gene encoding dephospho-CoA kinase; the encoded protein is MFLVGLTGGIATGKSAVAGVFREHGIPVIDADAIARKVVEPGKPAWYKIKMEFGSDILLSTKQLDRAKLGDIIFNDVEKRKKLNAITHPDIYREIYWQTFKYFIQGYPFIVLELPLLFESGHMLNYLHKIIVVTCEEDLQLQRLMERTGFTESKAKLRIEAQMSLEKKADMANFVIENSGTERDTREQTIKVINVLKCSKYHWKLRFIVGFCCTVLLAGAYWLRNRSFKSLSATA